In Drosophila pseudoobscura strain MV-25-SWS-2005 chromosome 4, UCI_Dpse_MV25, whole genome shotgun sequence, the following proteins share a genomic window:
- the Pvr gene encoding vascular endothelial growth factor receptor 3 isoform X10: protein MRLAHSVVASCWLPLLIWMSRSDALPRPQFEQEDNEVSTNCGGDNGAPLITPCKESIKLEYRTNYTLRCEASEPIIWWASHESSLVSSFDNTEEDPQRPYGLQLHLIEVTADNVGAYYCIKESSAESLTSGPDEKLGEMLGEMVNNDLASTIYVFVNDPINLLVPTAPIVHARQYTDVVIPCKPSMPETEVLLTFNSDGKISSLRPALGMHSFYHNSTYDPRWGFTLHIIAKPPPSIFCDGDMFDIHYSKANDRLNKPSISSTPGKHVIVNGTFTLVCELSAPQGVNYEMSWSTPNSKKKWTLHEDAYHLDPQGRISYTKPRFDNTMKNSTHVVGSSRLTVTQAQESDEGTYKCTVTDSFDRLQFTTYKMKVMQPNTTYLDVREPAGHYNVNEFANRTITMTAEFSGFPQPIFKWYRPDGSEFWETGHNFNIESTESSTTLRLHNVQLKDSGTYVLKGKVPESNVTRVLKYNVSVMSSPELSMDDVYVEAGNEAHLDCLVRSYPPAVVTFLFRPCKLVPRWPTCNSLNQNFSSPDVQKTFKFNVQPRPGLLSVERIYAVSFTPTEPGILSCAAQNLVDGVPRMAITKSHVLIGNIAEKMTIYGLDENRKIAKGDEESFTCEALAYHFDGTLTWYHNGEEVEASEALLIQTSHSDYSYKSTLKFPAMGDGDRGTYECRAHHIHNHTQYDSREIDVYVHDPKAPHWVHTNLNANSKMEKKLGESLALECRSMAVPKAKVRWFKDGKELQETNLTHIIEDEEKLLITHLYPYDDGIYRCLVENRLGSIENSITVVIADMPGINKAWIWFGVMLFLILISLCAFLAVRYHKERKRHLALKAAGLANFEEGAVEHINPSLSLDEQADLLPYDQKFEFARESLKLGKQLGAGAFGVVLKGEAKGIRTDEPTSTVAVKMVKRTADNEVVRALVSELKIMVHLGQHLNVVNLLGAVTKNIAKRELMVIVEYCRFGNVQNFLLRNRKFFINQISPVNDRIDPAIMVQRVSETFELHRDVNGGGLKYANVGFPNHPYINHMNSVNNNYTQNHRRNSDNDPRSGTRAGRPGSAGYSYDRQTDTCATEATVMTTVPEDEHVMSNNSIQPAWRSNYKTDSTEAMTVTTTDLVSWAFQVARGMDYLSSKKVLHGDLAARNILLCEDNVVKICDFGLARSMYRGENYKKSESGKLPIKWLALESLSDHVFSTYSDVWSFGIVLWELFSLAKVPYPGIDPNQELFNKLNDGYRMEKPPYANQEIYEIMLECWRKNPESRPLFAELEKRFATMLGEDVTNHYLDLNNPYMQTNMEYMKSQSTDYLALMGSPDEPAPAAPRYVNGHIVPDIRIEELPDDYQAMSPPDTSTAIYSPTRLDGDDMAPTANFTEFADFSPLQTTDTSFTFPDATPPQPQRLVGQHSPTLSNNMNSSVHKPLRKKNGLPTVDTADQAPEEIPMLHRTSTSDTEQSPEQGRRFNQALKQQYVTPKPSPRHHVETKLNGESENYVNVKPPRKNLVNKPTTTGGTSNTEAFSNPSYQPLSGVNEKVDRRY from the exons atgcGCCTGGCCCACAGTGTAGTGGCCTCCTGCTGGCTGCCGTTACTCATCTGGATGTCGAGGAGCGATGCAT tgCCTCGCCCCCAATTCGAGCAGGAGGATAACGAGGTGTCCACCAATTGTGGCGGTGATAATGGAGCACCCCTGATAACGCCCTGCAAGGAGTCCATCAAGCTGGAGTACAGGACAAACTACACGCTGCGTTGCGAGGCCAGCGAGCCGATCATTTGGTGGGCAAGTCACGAAAGTTCGCTGGTCAGTAGCTTCGATAATACGGAGGAGGATCCCCAGCGTCCGTATGGCCTGCAGCTGCACCTGATCGAGGTGACGGCGGACAATGTGGGGGCATACTACTGCATCAAGGAGTCGTCGGCAGAGTCCCTCACTAGCGGTCCGGACGAGAAGCTCGGCGAGATGCTGGGCGAGATGGTGAACAACGATCTGGCGAGCACCATTTACGTGTTTGTGAATGATCCGATAAATCTGCTGGTTCCGACGGCACCCATTGTCCATGCTCGCCAGTACACGGATGTGGTGATACCCTGCAAACCCTCGATGCCCGAAACGGAGGTGCTGCTGACATTCAACTCAGAT GGAAAAATAAGTTCGCTACGTCCCGCTCTGGGAATGCATAGCTTCTATCATAATTCGACTTACGATCCCCGATGGGGCTTTACATTGCATATCATTGCGAAGCCACCGCCGAGCATCTTCTGCGACGGTGATATGTTCGACATTCACTACTCAA AAGCGAATGATCGCTTAAATAAGCCCAGCATCAGCTCTACGCCGGGAAAGCATGTCATTGTGAATGGGACTTTCACATTGGTCTGTGAGCTGTCTGCCCCGCAGGGCGTGAACTATGAAATGAGCTGGAGCACCCCCAACAGCAAAAAGAAGTGGACACTCCACGAGGATGCCTACCATCTAGATCCTCAGGGTCGCATCTCCTACACGAAGCCGCGATTCGACAACACCATGAAGAACAGCACCCATGtggtgggcagcagcaggctgaCGGTGACACAGGCCCAGGAGTCCGATGAGGGCACCTACAAGTGCACTGTCACGGATAGCTTTGACCGCCTGCAGTTCACCACCTACAAGATGAAAGTCATGC AACCGAACACGACCTATCTGGATGTGCGAGAACCCGCCGGCCACTACAATGTGAATGAGTTTGCCAATAGAACCATCACAATGACCGCCGAATTTAGTGGATTTCCTCAGCCGATCTTCAAGTGGTACCGGCCCGATGGCAGCGAGTTCTGGGAGACGGGGCACAACTTCAACATTGAATCGACGGAGTCCAGCACCACGCTTCGGCTGCATAATGTCCAGCTGAAGGACAGCGGCACCTATGTCCTTAAGGGCAAGGTGCCCGAAAGCAATGTCACCCGCGTCCTGAAGTACAATGTCAGCGTGATGTCCTCGCCAGAGCTCAGCATGGATGATGTCTATGTCGAGGCGGGAAATGAGGCACATTTGGACTGCCTGGTGCGTTCGTATCCCCCGGCGGTGGTCACCTTTCTTTTCAGGCCCTGTAAGCTGGTGCCGCGATGGCCCACGTGTAACTCACTCAATCAGAACTTTAGT TCACCCGATGTCCAAAAGACATTTAAG TTCAATGTCCAACCACGACCGGGGCTACTCTCTGTGGAACGTATCTATGCCGTGTCCTTTACACCCACAGAGCCGGGCATACTTTCCTGCGCGGCCCAGAACTTGGTGGATGGAGTGCCGCGTATGGCCATCACCAAATCGCATGTGCTGATCGGTAACATTGCGGAGAAGATGACCATATATGGCCTGGATGAGAACCGGAAGATTGCCAAGGGCGATGAGGAGAGTTTCACTTGCGAGGCATTGGCCTATCATTTCGATGGCACTCTCACATGGTATCACAATGGAGAGGAAGTGGAAGCATCGGAGG CTCTTCTGATACAGACCAGCCACAGTGACTACTCCTACAAGAGTACTTTGAAGTTCCCGGCAATGGGTGATGGCGATCGGGGCACCTATGAGTGCCGTGCCCATCATATCCATAATCACACGCAGTACGATAGTCGGGAGATCGATGTCTATGTACACGATCCAAAGGCACCCCATTGGGTGCACACCAATCTCAATGCCAACTCAAAGATGGAGAAAAAACTGGGCGAATCTTTGGCCCTGGAATGCCGCTCCATGGCAGTGCCAAAGGCGAAGGTGCGCTGGTTCAAGGATGGCAAGGAGCTGCAAGAGACGAATCTCACCCACATCATTGAAGACGAGGAGAAGCTGCTGATCACCCACCTATATCCCTATGACGATGGCATCTACAGGTGTCTGGTGGAGAACCGGCTGGGCAGCATTGAGAACTCCATTACCGTGGTCATCGCTG ATATGCCTGGCATTAACAAAGCCTGGATTTGGTTTGGAGTAATGCTCTTCCTCATCCTCATAAGCCTTTGCGCCTTTCTAGCGGTGCGCTACCACAAGGAGCGCAAGCGTCATTTGGCTTTGAAGGCCGCCGGTTTGGCCAACTTCGAGGAGGGCGCCGTGGAACATATCAATCCTTCTTTATCGCTGGACGAGCAGGCGGATCTGCTGCCCTACGATCAGAAGTTTGAGTTCGCGCGCGAAAGCTTGAAGCTGGGCAAACAACTGGGCGCTGGCGCCTTTGGTGTGGTGCTCAAGGGCGAGGCCAAAGGGATACGTACCGATGAACCCACCTCAACGGTGGCCGTAAAAATGGTCAAGCGCACGGCGGACAATGAGGTGGTGCGTGCCTTGGTCTCCGAGCTGAAGATTATGGTCCACTTGGGACAGCACTTGAATGTGGTTAATCTGCTGGGTGCCGTCACCAAGAATATAGCAAAGC GTGAACTTATGGTCATTGTGGAATACTGTCGTTTCGGGAATGTCCAAAACTTTTTGCTCAGGAATCGCAAGTTTTTCATCAATCAGATAAGTCCGGTTAACGATAGGATCGATCCAGCCATCATGGTCCAACGCGTTTCCGAAACCTTTGAGCTCCATCG CGATGTAAATGGTGGTGGCTTGAAGTATGCTAATGTCGGTTTCCCCAACCATCCGTATATCAATCACATGAACTCCGTAAACAACAATTATACGCAAAATCATCGCAGAAATTCGGACAATGATCCACGTTCGGGCACACGTGCGGGTAGACCCGGTTCCGCTGGTTACAGCTACGATCGTCAGACGGACACCTGTGCCACAGAAGCCACTGTGATGACAACAGTGCCAGAGG ATGAACATGTAATGTCTAACAACTCGATACAGCCCGCTTGGCGTTCCAATTACAAGACAGATTCTACGGAGGCCATGACCGTGACCACAACTGATCTCGTTAGCTGGGCCTTCCAGGTGGCTCGTGGCATGGACTATCTGTCCTCCAAGAAGGTCCTGCATGGTGATTTAGCCGCACGAAACATACTCCTGTGCGAGGACAATGTGGTCAAGATCTGTGACTTTGGTCTAGCACGTTCCATGTATCGTGGCGAAAACTACAAGAAATCAG AGAGCGGAAAGCTACCCATCAAATGGTTAGCGCTGGAATCTCTTAGTGATCATGTATTCAGTACTTATAGTGACGTTTGGTCCTTTGGCATTGTGCTGTGGGAGCTGTTTTCGCTGGCCAAAGTGCCATATCCCGGCATTGATCCCAATCAGGAGCTTTTCAACAAACTCAACGATGGCTATCGCATGGAGAAGCCACCCTATGCCAACCAAGAGATCTATGAGATCATGCTCGAGTGCTGGAGGAAAAA TCCGGAGAGCAGACCCTTGTTTGCTGAGCTAGAGAAGCGCTTTGCCACCATGCTGGGCGAGGATGTGACCAAT CACTACCTGGACCTGAACAATCCCTACATGCAAACGAACATGGAGTACATGAAGAGCCAGTCCACAGACTACCTGGCCCTGATGGGATCCCCCGACGAACCCGCGCCGGCAGCACCGCGTTACGTGAATGGCCATATAGTGCCCGATATAC GAATCGAAGAGCTGCCCGATGACTATCAGGCCATGAGCCCCCCCGATACCAGCACTGCCATCTATTCACCCACGCGCCTCGATGGCGACGATATGGCACCAACGGCCAATTTCACAGAGTTTGCGGACTTCTCACCCCTACAAACAACCGACACCTCTTTCACCTTCCCAGATGCAACGCCGCCCCAACCCCAACGCCTTGTAGGACAGCATTCACCGACGCTTAGCAACAATATGAACAGCAGTGTCCACAAGCCGCTGCGCAAGAAGAACGGCCTGCCCACGGTGGATACCGCCGATCAGGCACCCGAGGAGATACCCATGCTGCATCGCACGTCCACATCGGATACGGAACAGAGTCCGGAACAGGGGCGACGCTTCAACCAGGCGCTAAAGCAGCAATATGTCACGCCCAAGCCATCGCCGCGCCATCATGTGGAAACGAAACTGAATGGCGAGTCCGAGAACTATGTGAATGTGAAGCCGCCGCGTAAAAATCTTGTCAATAAGCCCACGACTACTGGTGGCACCAGCAACACAGAAGCCTTCTCCAATCCCAGCTATCAACCGCTTTCGGGAGTCAATGAGAAGGTGGATCGACGGTATTAG
- the Pvr gene encoding platelet-derived growth factor receptor alpha isoform X1, whose translation MRLAHSVVASCWLPLLIWMSRSDALPRPQFEQEDNEVSTNCGGDNGAPLITPCKESIKLEYRTNYTLRCEASEPIIWWASHESSLVSSFDNTEEDPQRPYGLQLHLIEVTADNVGAYYCIKESSAESLTSGPDEKLGEMLGEMVNNDLASTIYVFVNDPINLLVPTAPIVHARQYTDVVIPCKPSMPETEVLLTFNSDKFSSQTSGRYDPKRGFTIEIRSITDGGDYYCEPEYPAAENEEEYTVIPVRFIGNGHIDTSGLDSASTSSATILPPNIEYGVEEYNGVTTPEGSADSDNDNDNDDDFLTTVTNTTNGNVALSSGAGLGRNKSESEDRSKLYPLRRKRSPVRLLAAPLSPSPSPNLGQANDRLNKPSISSTPGKHVIVNGTFTLVCELSAPQGVNYEMSWSTPNSKKKWTLHEDAYHLDPQGRISYTKPRFDNTMKNSTHVVGSSRLTVTQAQESDEGTYKCTVTDSFDRLQFTTYKMKVMQPNTTYLDVREPAGHYNVNEFANRTITMTAEFSGFPQPIFKWYRPDGSEFWETGHNFNIESTESSTTLRLHNVQLKDSGTYVLKGKVPESNVTRVLKYNVSVMSSPELSMDDVYVEAGNEAHLDCLVRSYPPAVVTFLFRPCKLVPRWPTCNSLNQNFSSPDVQKTFKFNVQPRPGLLSVERIYAVSFTPTEPGILSCAAQNLVDGVPRMAITKSHVLIGNIAEKMTIYGLDENRKIAKGDEESFTCEALAYHFDGTLTWYHNGEEVEASEALLIQTSHSDYSYKSTLKFPAMGDGDRGTYECRAHHIHNHTQYDSREIDVYVHDPKAPHWVHTNLNANSKMEKKLGESLALECRSMAVPKAKVRWFKDGKELQETNLTHIIEDEEKLLITHLYPYDDGIYRCLVENRLGSIENSITVVIADMPGINKAWIWFGVMLFLILISLCAFLAVRYHKERKRHLALKAAGLANFEEGAVEHINPSLSLDEQADLLPYDQKFEFARESLKLGKQLGAGAFGVVLKGEAKGIRTDEPTSTVAVKMVKRTADNEVVRALVSELKIMVHLGQHLNVVNLLGAVTKNIAKRELMVIVEYCRFGNVQNFLLRNRKFFINQISPVNDRIDPAIMVQRVSETFELHRDVNGGGLKYANVGFPNHPYINHMNSVNNNYTQNHRRNSDNDPRSGTRAGRPGSAGYSYDRQTDTCATEATVMTTVPEDEHVMSNNSIQPAWRSNYKTDSTEAMTVTTTDLVSWAFQVARGMDYLSSKKVLHGDLAARNILLCEDNVVKICDFGLARSMYRGENYKKSESGKLPIKWLALESLSDHVFSTYSDVWSFGIVLWELFSLAKVPYPGIDPNQELFNKLNDGYRMEKPPYANQEIYEIMLECWRKNPESRPLFAELEKRFATMLGEDVTNHYLDLNNPYMQTNMEYMKSQSTDYLALMGSPDEPAPAAPRYVNGHIVPDIRIEELPDDYQAMSPPDTSTAIYSPTRLDGDDMAPTANFTEFADFSPLQTTDTSFTFPDATPPQPQRLVGQHSPTLSNNMNSSVHKPLRKKNGLPTVDTADQAPEEIPMLHRTSTSDTEQSPEQGRRFNQALKQQYVTPKPSPRHHVETKLNGESENYVNVKPPRKNLVNKPTTTGGTSNTEAFSNPSYQPLSGVNEKVDRRY comes from the exons atgcGCCTGGCCCACAGTGTAGTGGCCTCCTGCTGGCTGCCGTTACTCATCTGGATGTCGAGGAGCGATGCAT tgCCTCGCCCCCAATTCGAGCAGGAGGATAACGAGGTGTCCACCAATTGTGGCGGTGATAATGGAGCACCCCTGATAACGCCCTGCAAGGAGTCCATCAAGCTGGAGTACAGGACAAACTACACGCTGCGTTGCGAGGCCAGCGAGCCGATCATTTGGTGGGCAAGTCACGAAAGTTCGCTGGTCAGTAGCTTCGATAATACGGAGGAGGATCCCCAGCGTCCGTATGGCCTGCAGCTGCACCTGATCGAGGTGACGGCGGACAATGTGGGGGCATACTACTGCATCAAGGAGTCGTCGGCAGAGTCCCTCACTAGCGGTCCGGACGAGAAGCTCGGCGAGATGCTGGGCGAGATGGTGAACAACGATCTGGCGAGCACCATTTACGTGTTTGTGAATGATCCGATAAATCTGCTGGTTCCGACGGCACCCATTGTCCATGCTCGCCAGTACACGGATGTGGTGATACCCTGCAAACCCTCGATGCCCGAAACGGAGGTGCTGCTGACATTCAACTCAGAT AAATTTTCCAGCCAGACCTCTGGTCGTTATGATCCCAAGCGTGGCTTTACCATCGAAATACGAAGCATCACCGATGGTGGCGACTATTATTGTGAGCCCGAGTATCCAGCCGCAGAGAATGAAGAGGAGTATACGGTCATACCAGTCCGCTTTATCGGTAACGGTCACATTGATA CATCTGGATTGGATAGTGCCAGTACCTCGAGTGCCACCATCCTGCCGCCTAACATAGAATACGGTGTTGAAGAATACAACGGTGTTACGACTCCGGAGGGTTCCGCGGATAgcgataatgataatgataacgATGATGATTTCCTCACTACTGTAACTAACACAACCAATGGTAATGTGGCTCTAAGCTCTGGTGCTGGGCTTGGTCGAAACAAATCTGAATCGGAAGATCGCTCAAAATTATACCCATTGCGTCGTAAGCGTAGTCCAGTGCGTCTTCTGGCCGCCCCGCTGAGTCCATCGCCCTCACCAAATCTAGGGC AAGCGAATGATCGCTTAAATAAGCCCAGCATCAGCTCTACGCCGGGAAAGCATGTCATTGTGAATGGGACTTTCACATTGGTCTGTGAGCTGTCTGCCCCGCAGGGCGTGAACTATGAAATGAGCTGGAGCACCCCCAACAGCAAAAAGAAGTGGACACTCCACGAGGATGCCTACCATCTAGATCCTCAGGGTCGCATCTCCTACACGAAGCCGCGATTCGACAACACCATGAAGAACAGCACCCATGtggtgggcagcagcaggctgaCGGTGACACAGGCCCAGGAGTCCGATGAGGGCACCTACAAGTGCACTGTCACGGATAGCTTTGACCGCCTGCAGTTCACCACCTACAAGATGAAAGTCATGC AACCGAACACGACCTATCTGGATGTGCGAGAACCCGCCGGCCACTACAATGTGAATGAGTTTGCCAATAGAACCATCACAATGACCGCCGAATTTAGTGGATTTCCTCAGCCGATCTTCAAGTGGTACCGGCCCGATGGCAGCGAGTTCTGGGAGACGGGGCACAACTTCAACATTGAATCGACGGAGTCCAGCACCACGCTTCGGCTGCATAATGTCCAGCTGAAGGACAGCGGCACCTATGTCCTTAAGGGCAAGGTGCCCGAAAGCAATGTCACCCGCGTCCTGAAGTACAATGTCAGCGTGATGTCCTCGCCAGAGCTCAGCATGGATGATGTCTATGTCGAGGCGGGAAATGAGGCACATTTGGACTGCCTGGTGCGTTCGTATCCCCCGGCGGTGGTCACCTTTCTTTTCAGGCCCTGTAAGCTGGTGCCGCGATGGCCCACGTGTAACTCACTCAATCAGAACTTTAGT TCACCCGATGTCCAAAAGACATTTAAG TTCAATGTCCAACCACGACCGGGGCTACTCTCTGTGGAACGTATCTATGCCGTGTCCTTTACACCCACAGAGCCGGGCATACTTTCCTGCGCGGCCCAGAACTTGGTGGATGGAGTGCCGCGTATGGCCATCACCAAATCGCATGTGCTGATCGGTAACATTGCGGAGAAGATGACCATATATGGCCTGGATGAGAACCGGAAGATTGCCAAGGGCGATGAGGAGAGTTTCACTTGCGAGGCATTGGCCTATCATTTCGATGGCACTCTCACATGGTATCACAATGGAGAGGAAGTGGAAGCATCGGAGG CTCTTCTGATACAGACCAGCCACAGTGACTACTCCTACAAGAGTACTTTGAAGTTCCCGGCAATGGGTGATGGCGATCGGGGCACCTATGAGTGCCGTGCCCATCATATCCATAATCACACGCAGTACGATAGTCGGGAGATCGATGTCTATGTACACGATCCAAAGGCACCCCATTGGGTGCACACCAATCTCAATGCCAACTCAAAGATGGAGAAAAAACTGGGCGAATCTTTGGCCCTGGAATGCCGCTCCATGGCAGTGCCAAAGGCGAAGGTGCGCTGGTTCAAGGATGGCAAGGAGCTGCAAGAGACGAATCTCACCCACATCATTGAAGACGAGGAGAAGCTGCTGATCACCCACCTATATCCCTATGACGATGGCATCTACAGGTGTCTGGTGGAGAACCGGCTGGGCAGCATTGAGAACTCCATTACCGTGGTCATCGCTG ATATGCCTGGCATTAACAAAGCCTGGATTTGGTTTGGAGTAATGCTCTTCCTCATCCTCATAAGCCTTTGCGCCTTTCTAGCGGTGCGCTACCACAAGGAGCGCAAGCGTCATTTGGCTTTGAAGGCCGCCGGTTTGGCCAACTTCGAGGAGGGCGCCGTGGAACATATCAATCCTTCTTTATCGCTGGACGAGCAGGCGGATCTGCTGCCCTACGATCAGAAGTTTGAGTTCGCGCGCGAAAGCTTGAAGCTGGGCAAACAACTGGGCGCTGGCGCCTTTGGTGTGGTGCTCAAGGGCGAGGCCAAAGGGATACGTACCGATGAACCCACCTCAACGGTGGCCGTAAAAATGGTCAAGCGCACGGCGGACAATGAGGTGGTGCGTGCCTTGGTCTCCGAGCTGAAGATTATGGTCCACTTGGGACAGCACTTGAATGTGGTTAATCTGCTGGGTGCCGTCACCAAGAATATAGCAAAGC GTGAACTTATGGTCATTGTGGAATACTGTCGTTTCGGGAATGTCCAAAACTTTTTGCTCAGGAATCGCAAGTTTTTCATCAATCAGATAAGTCCGGTTAACGATAGGATCGATCCAGCCATCATGGTCCAACGCGTTTCCGAAACCTTTGAGCTCCATCG CGATGTAAATGGTGGTGGCTTGAAGTATGCTAATGTCGGTTTCCCCAACCATCCGTATATCAATCACATGAACTCCGTAAACAACAATTATACGCAAAATCATCGCAGAAATTCGGACAATGATCCACGTTCGGGCACACGTGCGGGTAGACCCGGTTCCGCTGGTTACAGCTACGATCGTCAGACGGACACCTGTGCCACAGAAGCCACTGTGATGACAACAGTGCCAGAGG ATGAACATGTAATGTCTAACAACTCGATACAGCCCGCTTGGCGTTCCAATTACAAGACAGATTCTACGGAGGCCATGACCGTGACCACAACTGATCTCGTTAGCTGGGCCTTCCAGGTGGCTCGTGGCATGGACTATCTGTCCTCCAAGAAGGTCCTGCATGGTGATTTAGCCGCACGAAACATACTCCTGTGCGAGGACAATGTGGTCAAGATCTGTGACTTTGGTCTAGCACGTTCCATGTATCGTGGCGAAAACTACAAGAAATCAG AGAGCGGAAAGCTACCCATCAAATGGTTAGCGCTGGAATCTCTTAGTGATCATGTATTCAGTACTTATAGTGACGTTTGGTCCTTTGGCATTGTGCTGTGGGAGCTGTTTTCGCTGGCCAAAGTGCCATATCCCGGCATTGATCCCAATCAGGAGCTTTTCAACAAACTCAACGATGGCTATCGCATGGAGAAGCCACCCTATGCCAACCAAGAGATCTATGAGATCATGCTCGAGTGCTGGAGGAAAAA TCCGGAGAGCAGACCCTTGTTTGCTGAGCTAGAGAAGCGCTTTGCCACCATGCTGGGCGAGGATGTGACCAAT CACTACCTGGACCTGAACAATCCCTACATGCAAACGAACATGGAGTACATGAAGAGCCAGTCCACAGACTACCTGGCCCTGATGGGATCCCCCGACGAACCCGCGCCGGCAGCACCGCGTTACGTGAATGGCCATATAGTGCCCGATATAC GAATCGAAGAGCTGCCCGATGACTATCAGGCCATGAGCCCCCCCGATACCAGCACTGCCATCTATTCACCCACGCGCCTCGATGGCGACGATATGGCACCAACGGCCAATTTCACAGAGTTTGCGGACTTCTCACCCCTACAAACAACCGACACCTCTTTCACCTTCCCAGATGCAACGCCGCCCCAACCCCAACGCCTTGTAGGACAGCATTCACCGACGCTTAGCAACAATATGAACAGCAGTGTCCACAAGCCGCTGCGCAAGAAGAACGGCCTGCCCACGGTGGATACCGCCGATCAGGCACCCGAGGAGATACCCATGCTGCATCGCACGTCCACATCGGATACGGAACAGAGTCCGGAACAGGGGCGACGCTTCAACCAGGCGCTAAAGCAGCAATATGTCACGCCCAAGCCATCGCCGCGCCATCATGTGGAAACGAAACTGAATGGCGAGTCCGAGAACTATGTGAATGTGAAGCCGCCGCGTAAAAATCTTGTCAATAAGCCCACGACTACTGGTGGCACCAGCAACACAGAAGCCTTCTCCAATCCCAGCTATCAACCGCTTTCGGGAGTCAATGAGAAGGTGGATCGACGGTATTAG